In a single window of the Nicotiana tomentosiformis chromosome 8, ASM39032v3, whole genome shotgun sequence genome:
- the LOC104091393 gene encoding aspartate aminotransferase, cytoplasmic, whose protein sequence is MNMSQQSPSADRRLSVLARHLEPSSSATVETSIVAAPTSGNAGTNSVFSHIVRAPEDPILGVTIAYNKDSSPMKLNLGVGAYRTEEGKPLVLNVVRQAEQLLVNDRSRVKEYLSITGLADFNKLSAKLILGADSPAIQENRVTTVQCLSGTGSLRVGAEFLARHYHQRTIYIPQPTWGNHPKVFTLAGLSVKSYRYYDPATRGLNFQGLLEDLGSAPSGAIVLLHACAHNPTGVDPTIDQWEQIRRLMRSRGLLPFFDSAYQGFASGSLDTDAQSVRMFVADGGEVLVAQSYAKNMGLYGERVGALSIVCRNADVASRVESQLKLVIRPMYSNPPIHGASIVATILKDRNMYHEWTLELKAMADRIIRMRQQLFDALRARGTPGDWSHIIKQIGMFTFTGLNSEQVAFMTKEYHIYMTSDGRISMAGLSSRTVPHLADAIHAAVARAR, encoded by the exons ATGAACATGTCACAACAATCACCGTCCGCTGACCGGAGGTTGAGTGTTTTGGCGAGGCACCTTGAACCGTCGTCCTCCGCCACCGTCGAAACCTCCATCGTCGCTGCTCCTACCTCTGGAAATGCTGGAACCAACTCTGTCTTCTCTCACATCGTTCGTGCTCCCGAAGATCCTATTCTCGGG GTTACTATTGCATACAATAAAGATAGCAGCCCCATGAAGTTGAATTTGGGAGTTGGTGCATATCGCACAGAG GAAGGAAAACCGCTTGTTTTGAATGTTGTAAGACAAGCAGAGCAGCTACTAGTAAATGACAG GTCTCGCGTTAAAGAGTACCTATCTATTACTGGACTGGCAGACTTCAATAAATTGAGTGCTAAGCTGATACTTGGTGCCGACAG CCCTGCTATTCAAGAGAACAGAGTAACAACTGTGCAGTGCTTGTCTGGCACAGGCTCATTGAGGGTTGGAGCTGAATTTTTGGCTCGACATTATCATCAA CGCACTATTTATATTCCCCAACCAACATGGGGAAACCACCCAAAAGTTTTCACTTTAGCTGGGTTATCAGTAAAGAGTTACCGCTACTATGATCCAGCAACTCGTGGACTCAATTTTCAAG GTTTGTTGGAAGACCTTGGATCTGCTCCATCGGGAGCGATAGTGCTACTTCATGCTTGTGCCCATAACCCCACTGGTGTTGATCCAACCATTGATCAGTGGGAGCAAATTAGGAGATTGATGAGATCAAGAGGATTGTTGCCCTTCTTTGATAGTGCATATCAG GGCTTTGCCAGTGGAAGCCTAGATACAGATGCACAGTCTGTTCGCATGTTTGTCGCAGATGGAGGTGAAGTACTTGTTGCTCAAAGTTATGCAAAGAATATGGGGCTTTATGGTGAACGTGTCGGAGCTCTAAGCATC GTCTGCAGAAATGCTGATGTGGCGAGCAGAGTTGAGAGCCAGCTGAAGTTGGTGATTAGGCCAATGTATTCCAATCCGCCCATCCATGGTGCGTCAATAGTTGCCACAATCCTTAAAGACAG AAACATGTACCATGAATGGACCCTTGAGCTGAAAGCAATGGCTGATAGAATCATCAGAATGCGTCAGCAATTATTTGATGCTTTACGTGCTAGAG GTACACCTGGTGACTGGAGTCACATTATCAAGCAGATTGGAATGTTTACTTTCACGGGACTTAACTCAGAGCAAGTTGCCTTCATGACCAAAGAGTACCACATCTACATGACATCAGATGG ACGCATCAGTATGGCAGGTCTGAGCTCCAGGACAGTTCCACATCTAGCAGATGCCATACATGCTGCTGTTGCTCGAGCTCGTTGA
- the LOC104091394 gene encoding transcription factor MYB3R-1-like — translation MESDRISTPSDGTSSSLQRVRPLHGRTSGPTRRSTKGQWTTEEDEILRKAVQRFKGKNWKKIAECFKDRTDVQCLHRWQKVLNPELVKGPWSKEEDEVIVELVKKYGPKKWSTIAQHLPGRIGKQCRERWHNHLNPGINKEAWTQEEELTLIRAHQIYGNKWAELTKYLPGRTDNAIKNHWNSSVKKKLDSYLASGLLAQFPALPNVNRQNQSIPSSAKLQQSSEDDSVRKEGTEMEEASECSQGSNLAGCSQSTSDMGNKFVHTREEGKLLEDSNYRKDPSSSSAPCSEYYTPAFEDITFSMAEVPSELDESKLLEHTFSHDWAASIGKEWQFNPDDIPNISPLELMQDSSGLFMQCLTGNGNHDMVTFPQQNAVKFETTNVGSMVVGFDKPNEMFTSVEGCRMVYPEAGIPQYIPSEAGTNGADETADSLICQSSNYQISEGGNMSIENCNPLCSDVMGTSSGQPFSIPSQFSSEQSSLMFGTAANQFHNPLQGNPAQESHTSNSDGFLYPFESGTPCDNIMDDPLLEEQLDQTKDSLQLVSVNDFRTTPSNTIQTCPLVNENSSIPVEQKDGGALYYEPPRFPSLDIPFFSCDLIQSGTDAQQEYSPLGIRQLMMTSVNCLTPFRLWDSPSRDGSTDAVLRSAAKTFTSTPSILKKRHRDLVSPLSEKRCEKKLGSDFRQESFSDLSKDFSRLDVMFDEAANEKATKSSLTTDQTLELEASSEDKENINPTEDGSKEEDKVRNGLSNERQLDGGEVHYKEKGTREGTKGGANSAIGKIKQPSGVLVELNASDLFFSPDRFGAKSGRATYLSSKALGNQYARRLEAASNQGSVSSSFETSCFSVICSPRIRGKKDGSSFIITTSMQSAPAPTALDNSAETSGNGVGAETVSISGETPYKRSIESPSAWKSPWFINSLLSSPRLDNELNFEDLALFMSPGDRSYDAIGLMKQLSEQTAGAFADAQEVLGGETPESILRGRNSKNQKADENHSLLSANVMSERRTLDFSECGSPGKGKETEIFCTSNNSFSSPSSYLLKGCR, via the exons ATGGAAAGTGATAGAATAAGCACTCCTTCAGATGGCACTAGCAGTAGTCTCCAAAGAGTTCGGCCTTTGCATGG GAGAACTAGTGGTCCTACGAGACGTTCGACAAAGGGGCAGTGGACTACTGAAGAA GACGAGATCCTACGCAAAGCTGTCCAACGTTTTAAGggcaaaaactggaaaaaaatag CGGAATGTTTTAAAGACCGGACTGATGTACAATGCTTGCACCGGTGGCAGAAAGTTCTTAATCCTGAACTTGTCAAAGGTCCATGGTCTAAAGAG GAGGATGAAGTAATAGTTGAATTAGTTAAGAAATATGGCCCCAAAAAGTGGTCCACCATCGCTCAACATTTGCCGGGACGTATTGGAAAACAATGTCGAGAAAG GTGGCACAATCATCTGAATCCTGGAATAAACAAGGAAGCTTGGACGCAGGAGGAGGAGTTGACTCTGATTCGTGCCCATCAAATTTACGGGAATAAATGGGCAGAGTTAACGAAGTATTTGCCTGGAAG GACAGATAATGCAATAAAAAATCACTGGAATAGTTCCGTCAAAAAGAAATTGGACTCGTATTTGGCATCAGGTTTACTTGCACAGTTCCCTGCTTTGCCTAATGTCAACCGTCAGAACCAATCAATCCCTTCTTCGGCGAAGTTGCAACAGAGTAGTGAAGATGATAGTGTTCGTAAAGAAGGAACCGAAATGGAGGAAGCTTCAGAATGCAGTCAAGGGTCAAATCTTGCTGGCTGTTCCCAGTCTACAAGTGACATGGGCAACAAATTTGTACATACAAGAGAGGAGGGCAAGTTGCTGGAGGATTCAAATTATAGGAAGGACCCAAGCTCCAGTTCAGCACCATGCTCTGAATACTATACCCCAGCCTTTGAAGATATTACCTTTTCAATGGCAGAAGTGCCTAGTGAACTTGACGAATCCAAGCTCCTGGAGCATACCTTCTCACATGACTGGGCAGCATCCATTGGAAAAGAATGGCAGTTTAATCCAGATGACATACCTAATATTTCTCCGCTGGAGTTGATGCAGGATTCTTCAGGGCTCTTCATGCAGTGTTTAACTGGTAATGGGAATCACGATATGGTTACCTTTCCACAGCAAAATGCAGTGAAGTTTGAAACGACTAATGTCGGGAGCATGGTTGTGGGTTTTGATAAGCCCAATGAGATGTTTACCTCTGTGGAGGGTTGCAGGATGGTATACCCTGAGGCAGGAATTCCACAATACATTCCCTCTGAAGCTGGTACGAACGGTGCTGATGAAACTGCAGATTCTTTGATTTGCCAATCATCGAACTATCAGATCTCTGAAGGTGGAAATATGTCTATAGAGAATTGCAACCCTCTCTGTTCAGATGTTATGGGAACTTCATCCGGCCAACCATTTTCCATTCCTTCACAGTTTTCTTCAGAGCAAAGCTCACTCATGTTTGGTACTGCCGCAAATCAGTTTCATAATCCATTGCAGGGAAACCCAGCACAGGAGTCCCACACAAGTAACTCTGATGGTTTTCTATATCCCTTTGAATCTGGTACTCCTTGTGACAACATAATGGACGATCCTCTCCTGGAAGAGCAACTGGATCAAACTAAAGATTCTCTACAGCTAGTTTCTGTCAATGATTTTCGCACAACTCCTTCAAATACTATTCAAACATGTCCATTGGTGAACGAAAATTCGAGCATACCAGTAGAGCAGAAGGATGGAGGAGCCTTATACTATGAGCCTCCTCGTTTTCCGAGCTTGGACATTCCATTTTTCAGTTGTGATCTTATACAATCTGGTACAGATGCACAGCAAGAGTACAGCCCTCTTGGCATCCGCCAGTTGATGATGACTTCTGTGAACTGTCTTACTCCATTTAGGCTGTGGGATTCACCATCTAGAGATGGAAGTACAGATGCCGTCCTGAGAAGTGCTGCCAAAACTTTCACCAGCACACCTTCTATATTAAAGAAGCGACACCGTGATTTGGTGTCACCTTTGTCAGAAAAGAGATGTGAAAAGAAGCTTGGAAGTGATTTCCGTCAAGAATCATTCTCTGATCTGTCTAAGGATTTTTCTCGACTAGATGTTATGTTTGACGAGGCTGCAAATGAAAAAGCAACAAAGTCTTCTCTAACTACGGATCAAACATTGGAACTTGAAGCTTCATCTGAAGATAAAGAAAACATAAATCCAACTGAAGATGGAAGTAAGGAGGAGGACAAGGTACGTAATGGACTTTCCAACGAGAGACAGTTAGATGGAGGTGAAGTTCACTATAAAGAGAAAGGAACAAGGGAGGGCACAAAGGGTGGAGCCAATAGTGCAATTGGAAAG ATAAAACAACCTTCTGGAGTTCTGGTTGAACTGAACGCAAGTGACCTGTTCTTCTCTCCTGATCGTTTTGGAGCCAAGTCTGGTAGAGCTACATATCTCAGCAGTAAAGCTCTAGGAAATCAGTACGCTAGACGACTCGAAGCTGCATCAAATCAAGGTTCTGTTTCATCTTCATTTGAGACTTCATGTTTTTCTGTTATTTGCTCTCCTCGTATACGTGGAAAGAAAGACGGAAGTAGTTTTATCATCACTACATCAATGCAATCTGCTCCAGCACCAACAGCCTTGGACAACTCAGCTGAAACTTCAGGAAATGGAGTTGGCGCGGAGACTGTAAGCAT ATCTGGAGAAACGCCTTATAAAAGGAGTATTGAATCTCCTTCAGCTTGGAAATCTCCATGGTTCATCAACTCTCTTCTGTCAAGCCCAAGACTTGATAATGAACTTAATTTTGAG GATCTTGCACTGTTTATGAGTCCAGGTGACAGAAGCTATGATGCTATTGGATTGATGAAGCAATTGAGTGAGCAGACTGCAGGGGCATTTGCAGACGCACAGGAGGTCTTGGGAGGTGAAACTCCAGAGTCAATCCTACGGGGGAGGAACTCCAAAAACCAGAAAGCAGATGAAAATCATTCACTTTTGTCTGCAAATGTTATG AGTGAGAGGCGTACTCTTGATTTCAGTGAATGTGGATCACCTGGAAAGGGAAAGGAAACTGAAATTTTTTGCACGAGCAACAACAGCTTTTCAAGTCCTTCCTCCTACCTATTGAAAGGCTGCAGGTAG